The stretch of DNA aaaataatacttattgattatttttgtagtgttttcaaattatttaagGTTCATTTATTATTCGTATTTTTAAAGGTTATTTTTacttataatataattaagaaTTATTCTTAATAGAAtctattagagatataactattcATATGTCTTCTCCTATTAACTTAAACCTTTAGAAAAAATGATTTTATGACAAAATCTCGCTACGGAGctaatggaatatttgtataatgtgtataatgggCTATTTATTTGGCccaatatgagttaaaaaatgaTACTAGTAATTTCTCAAACACAATAAATCcatactatccagaataaccatccggaTACCAGAAATAATAAATATCTGATATCCTACTAAATCGAACATCTCTAAACttctattgtacacattgtacaaatattccattggctccctatacttcCTCTTCATGACATGATATAAGAATTTATATAACCCAAAGATTTAGAATAACCCCAAAAGAAACTCTTTCATAAAAGAGTGTATtcgagatataattatttatgtgttttttatctaaaaataatttctgtgatagtataaatatataaaaatgtttctttgttatttaggTGCTCATACAATTGGAAGAGCTCGGTGTCAATTTATAACTGATCGATTGTACAACTTTAGCAACAGTGCAAAACCTGATCCAAATCTAAACACAACTTACTTACAACAATTGAGATCAATATGCCCTAAAAATGGACCCGGAAATACCCTCACAAATTTGGATTCAAGCACACCTGACAAATTCGACAAGAACTACTACTCCAATCTGCAGGTCCGCAAGGGATTGCTCCAGAGTGATCAAGAATTGTTCTCCACGCCCGGTGCCGAAACCGTTAGCATTGTGAACAAGTTCAGTAGTGACGAGAATGCTTTCTTTGAGGCCTTCAAGGCTTCTATGATCAAGATGGGTAACATTGGTGTCATAACCGGTAACAAAGGCGAAATTCGAAAGCAATGTAACTTTGTTAACACACAATCTATTGAGTTGGGTCTGGGTCGCTACAATTCAGAAGATAGTATGGTTAGTTCATCTTAGATTTAGTGAGTTATTAGGGTCCAAGAATAAAGAATCTTTATGTGCACATTTTATGCTATGTGCCAGAGGCTAATTACCTACTATAGCTTTGTGACGAGTGTGTGTGACTTTTTTTGTTATGTGAGTTTGTTTGCTCCTTGTAATAGTATTTTGAGTTGCGTTATGTAATAATGTTCGGAGTCAATTTCACCAGTTAGTTTCAAaagacttaattaattatacatgttctgtttaatttttttctcgaTGTGATAATGCAAAACAGAGAAATAATTGCTCTGCTCCAGGTATTTATTTCCAAAACAACACTACGgcttttttattcaaataaatataaaaattagtttaattctaAGAATATGCATATATAGAAAACTGAACGAAAATGTGCATGGTCCAAATTGGTTGGAGTGCATATCAAATGAATTTTATCATCATTTTATCTGAGCCATTGGAAAAATGACacatcaattatatatatagcacATGTGAATTGGCTAGATTTAATATTCACAcaataattttagtatatagaTCATTTTTATAGTGTGTgatcaaattaaattcaataactTTAGTTCAACGTATAATATGAACAAGTCATTAAATtattgtcattttttttttgtcaagatGTGATAGTAATTTAACGATTAGCTTATATTATATGTTGaactaaaaatattgaatttaatttgatcTCACATTACGAAAATAATTCGCATACTAGGATCATTTTATGGatatttgactaatttaaataaCCTATATAAAATGGtgataaaatttatttcatataTGTTTCAAATGATTTGGACCATGTGAATTTTTGTCCAACTTTTTTCATATgccaatttttgaaattaaactattttatatttgtttaaataacgataaactacaaaaaaaaatgtacTTGAATAATTTTATCGCTAATAAAGATGTACTTACgttttgttattgacaaaaatacCCTCAAATAAGTTAAAAATGCCACAAAAATATccaacattaaatatgtattcttaaaaaatattttagaaattgaattttgatacgGTATTTTGCAAACATGATTAgaaaaagagatatttttatccttaaaatttgatgatttttttgctaaatatatatttttttgtgatttttttgtcAACTGTAACACCATACCACActgagctttacgcttaagttgTAAAAAAGAGGTGGTGTAgcattacgacctctaaaataaaatgtgtaCATATAATGgcagaagaattataatatgctaggagccttgaagaatagagGAAACAAAATCGCGAAAATAAAAGTGCAACGCTCAAGAAACGAAttaacttgcgtgctaagaaagcTACAGCTGTTAAGTGTAAAGtaacccaaaacatgaaaatagaGTCAAAGATACAAAGTAACGAGCTcctgactcagcctgcgaagtcaaGTGGCCGCAGaatgcacacacacacacacacacctctaagaggatcaaaaagaataagttatgCGGAGAGTAagctaaatacatatatacaaatcaCTGTACAACAAAAAAACCCAATAACCACTCCGCTTCAAgagtccagacgcctaacgagatgcctctcaacctgcatctgaaaaataacaacatagtatggaatgagaaccggaggttctcaaaATGGTAAAGGTACCACacacataagatataaggtcctgggaatgccagaggcaatcctagaatgccGACACTTAGATTACAGAGTTTAAGGTATTAAACAGAAGCAATAAAAGGTAGTTTTCTAAGAATATCTaaacctaacttaacttaaccttaaatctAAATTCCATAATGTCATTCCTCCATACCTCCAACTCCATTATGCATTTCACAGACAAATAAACAGATAAAGACAAACACAAGAAGGTTATAAATACTGCAGGTAACAGATATACACTTAACATGGCAAGTACATTTAGGCACACCTAGTTAAAGCacaagcaagtaattcaagtaatatgcatatgatgcatgcctgtcctatggctgatgaggctcatctatcgattatccagccaacccgacaagtccgaaaATCTTAGACTGTCCCTTGAcatgcatccccaagagtctatgcatagctttttctcaaataatcaatattgctcaatgggggtaacattctCGGAAAtttatagtgcccggtcacccttacgtcgtagggccaatagagtatcgagttttcaacctggtacacgtggtggcaagccacagTACTTTACCCAAGGAATCTCATATCTCATatcattcaaattcataagccacataaataattcaattataattcatcaacatccacatcattctcaatcgcATCTCATTCCTCATCATACATCAATCATATTCAATCCTTATCCTTCATTATCACACCTCCCATTCCGTCCATCAATAattccaattcaaaacataattcattcttttccaaatgaatcaaacttaaagcatactcattttcttaataaatcaaaatcaaaccatataacctttgaatctaaatctttttaaataatcatctaaacaaaatctctaatttttataaaatttcggcagcatctcctctaaaacttggactttgccaccttTTTCGGGTCCAAACCTatattcttttcaattcaacatacccttcctcatcatcataacaatcatcacaataaatctacctcagatcaacaattatactcatacaatattcaaatccaacaaccaaaattcaactaagaaTCATAGTTCACAAATCCTAACCTTTTAACACAAATACCTTATTATCACAATAACCTCCACAATAGTTATAcctcaaatcaataattcaccaaatcaccaattaatcaacaaGCACCAAACCAACCATGTTCATCAACAGGATACTAAGTATTAAATATACACATGCaatccaacttatcctatggtcatctagcttaagttttcacagaacattatatattaaatacaagaAACCTAGACCATGTCTTAGCCGATTCTCACGTAGTGATCAAGGAAACATATTTAAAACAAACACAGCCcttccaaaattcaataaacacTAAGCTCAGCTTCCCCCAAGTTCCAATATTCATAATTCCAAGctctaattatttattcacaacctaatacacatttataATACATACATacccaatttaatactcaaatctcaaattcaatgaaattaaaatagaattatcatatcctcaccatatccaaacttcacataagcaagagtgaacgtttcctcaagctaattggattctaaaatatcaaaaagCAAAGAAATTTAATACACATACCATACCTTCAAGAATTGGGGGAAAAGAGTGGCTGGGAGTATTTAACGACTTACCTATAAAATTGTTCTGGTAGAAACGTAGAGCTCGAcgtggtgaacgcgtggccgcaaatagtgcggcgatcggagctcggaCAGAGGAGTTACGGCGTTCGGAGTTCACTGTAAGGGTTCGGGAGTGTTTCACTTCTCCATGGAGCTTTCACGCTGCATTCAGGTGAAAATGAGGAAGAAAAGGGCTTTCGGGCTCATTTAATACGTTGGTCCGGTTGGACCGACGGTCCGGTTTGGGTTCGGTTCAATCGGTTTGACTCGTTCGGTTCAATCTTGGACCGTTttctttgaaattagtgtcaaaatccTCATTTTGATGAGGTCTATCCTAATTTGGCATAATATTCATTTTTCTAATCTTTCTTATTAAAcactaatttattgactaattatctactaatttatcggggtttacattctacccacctaacaaagaattttgtcctcaaaatttaaattcagtTACCTGAAAAGAGATGTGGGTAGTCCTTTCACATATCTGATTCGAGTTTCCAAGTATGTTCCTCGATACTAGCTCAACTCCAAGCTACCTTTACCAATGATACTTCCTTCCCGCGGAATCGTTTAATGCTGGTGTCATCAATTCTCACTGGAATTACCGGAAGTGTTAGATCTTCTCTTACCTGAATCGGTTCCGATTCCAGAATATATCTTGCGTTAGGAGTATATTTCCGAAGTTGTGATACATGAAACACATCGTGCAAGTTCGAAAGATACGGTGGTAAAGCAATTCTATATGCTACCGACCCAATTCTCTTCAGGATCTCAAATGGTCCAATATAACGGGGATTCAATTTCTTAGTTTTAATAGATCTCCCCACTCCAGTGGTTGGTGTAACCTTCAGAAAAACATGCTCTCCTTTTTCAAACTCCAAAGGCTTTCGTCTCTGATCAGTATAGCTCTTCTGACGGCTCTGGGCTATAACCATTTGGCTGCGAATCTTCTTTATCTGCTCAGTAGTTTCAGCTATCATCTCAGGCCCTAATAAACTTCTTTCTCCAGTTTTATACCAACATAGCAGAGATTAACATTTGCCATACATAACCTCATatggagccattccgatgctcgcatggtaGCTATTATTATAAGCAAAttccactaatggcatataccgatcccagaTTGCTggctggtccaaaacacaagccctTAACATATCTTCGAAGGTCTGAATAGTTCTCTCTGACTGTCCatttgtctgagggtgatacGCAGTACTCAAACTTAACTGAGTCCCAAATGCACGCTGAAAAGCTCCCCAGAAACTTGATGTAACACGAGGATCTCTGTCAAATATAATGGTAGAAGGCATGCCGTGCAACCTGGCAATCTCTTTGATATACATTCGAGTCAATTCTTCTATTGTGCAACTTATTCGGATAAGAAGAAAGTGAGCTAATTTTGTTAGTCGGTCCACAACTACCCAAATAGCATCACAACCAGACCGGGTTCTAGGCAAACCTATCACAAAATCCATTGCGATACTCTCCCATTTtcattgtggaatctctaaaggcTGAAGGGTTCCTGATGGTCTCTGATACTCAATCTTAACCTTCTGACATGTTAAACATTTAGATACATACaatgccacatcattcttcttcCTTGGCCACCAGAACATAGCTTTCAGATCCTGATACATTTTGGTGCTTCCTGGATGAATTAAAAACCCGCTCTTATGAGCTTCTTTTAAGATACTCTGTCGCAGGTCTCCAACATCCGACACAACAATCCGGTTCTTGAACCTCCACAAACCATCCTGACCTTCAGACACTTTCCACTGTTTTTCCTGTTCAACTGCtggtaataccttacgtaacgCTTCACTATCCTGACGAGCCCTCAGAAGTTCTGATTTAAAATCACTTGAAATCTGCAACTGACTCAAACACAGAATTCCAGATTCTTCTCTAACTCCCAAATTCAAACCTTGAAATGCCTTTAGTAACTTTTTATCCcgtagcatcatccaagctgcaTATAAAGACTTCCAACTCAAGGCGTCCACCACAATGTTTGCTTTTCCTAGatgataattcaattcaaaatcataatcttttagaagctccatccacctcctctggcGCATATTCAACTGTTTCTGCTTAAAAAGATACTTCAAACTCTTATGGTCTGAGAAAACATGAAACTTAACGCCATAGAGATAGTGCCTCCAAATCTTTAAAGCAAATACAACAGCAGCAAGTTCTAAATCGTGAGTCGGATAGTTCATCTCATGCGGCCTTAACTGCCGTGAGGCGTATGCTATAACATTCTGGTGCTACATCAgaacaaaccctaaacctttttaatgaggcatcacagtacactTCAAACGATTCACTTGGTTCAGGAAATACCAACACGGGTGCAGTAGTCAACTTGTGCTTCAATGCTTGAAAACTCTCCTCACACTCCGACGTCCAGACAAAAGGTGTATGCTTCCTAGTCAGCTTAGTTAAAGGTAAGGCGAGCTGTGAAAATTCCTTAATGAATCTGCGATAATACCCCACCAAACCTAGGAAACTCCTGATCTCTGTTATTGAAGTTGGTCGCTGCCAATTCATTACTGCTTCCACCTTGGCAGGATCCACAACTATCCCCTGTTTACTCACCACGTGACTGagaaacttcacctcactcttccaaaactcgcaTTTAGATAGCTTAGCATACAACTTCCTATCTCTCAGAATTTGCAGCACAGTTCGCAAGTGATTAGCATGCTCCTCCTCAGTCTTAGAGTAAACAAGAATATCATCAATGAAGACGATAACAAATTTGTCCAAGTACGGCCAGAAAATTCTGTTCATATAATCCATGAATACTGCTAGAGCATTAGTTAATCCAAAAGACATCACCGTTTACTCATAATGACCATAACGTGTCCTAAATGCAGT from Arachis duranensis cultivar V14167 chromosome 4, aradu.V14167.gnm2.J7QH, whole genome shotgun sequence encodes:
- the LOC127746594 gene encoding uncharacterized mitochondrial protein AtMg00860-like, encoding MSFGLTNALAVFMDYMNRIFWPYLDKFVIVFIDDILVYSKTEEEHANHLRTVLQILRDRKLYAKLSKCEFWKSEVKFLSHVVSKQGIVVDPAKVEAVMNWQRPTSITEIRSFLGLVGYYRRFIKEFSQLALPLTKLTRKHTPFVWTSECEESFQALKHKLTTAPVLVFPEPSESFEVYCDASLKRFRVCSDVAPECYSIRLTAVKAA